Proteins encoded together in one Onychomys torridus chromosome 1, mOncTor1.1, whole genome shotgun sequence window:
- the Arhgef1 gene encoding rho guanine nucleotide exchange factor 1 isoform X1, which yields MEEFPGGAAPGPPRPGLTSISIIGAEDEDFENELEANSEDQNSQFQSLEHVKRRPAHLMALLQHVALQFEPGPLLCCLHVDMLSSLGPKEAKKAFLDFYHSFLEKTAVLRVPVPPNVAFELDRTRPDLLSEDVQRRFMQEVVQSQQAAVSRQLEDFRSKRLMGMTPWEQELSLLEPWMGKDRSSYEARERHLAERLLSHLEEMQHTISTDEEKSAAVVTAISLYMRHLGVRTKSGDKKSGRNFFRKKVMGNRRSDEPPKTKKGLSSILDPTRWNRGEPPAPDFRHLKVEVDAEKPGPPDRKGGLGMPSRDRTVGTPGQDNPGISLHPLSVDSPDHREPGVDTPQELGNTLPQGPTSLEPLAPPESTEESAETERRWKRLSGRLGRSESLRVSDRRRPSRGSLGAKGRGGGRSRSDVDMDPGSATAVLGPTRRATPEPGDDGEPGRSGLELEPEEPPGWRELVPPDTLLSLPKSQVKRQEVISELLVTEAAHVRMLRVLHDLFYQPMADGGFFPLEELQNIFPSLDELIEVHSLFLDRLMKRRQESGYLIEEIGDVLLARFDGAEGSWFQKISSRFCSRQSFALEQLKAKQRKEPRFCAFVQEAESRPRCRRLQLKDMIPTEMQRLTKYPLLLQSIEQNTEEPAEREKVELAAECCREILHHVNQAVRDMEDLLRLKDYQRRLDLTHLRQSSDPMLSEFKNLDITKKKLVHEGPLTWRVTKDKAIEVHVLLLDDLLLLLQRQDEKLLLKSHSRTLTPTPDGKTMLRPVLRLTSAMTREVATDHKAFYVIFTWDQEAQIYELVAQTSSERKNWCALITETAGSLKVPAPASRPKSRPSPSSTREPLLSSSENGTGGREIPPADVRTERILSDLLPFCRPGPEGQLAATALQKVLSLKQLLLPAEEDGGLGPPRDGEEVPGGGPRGPAQIQQIQENLLSLEEAVKQLEELEEELCRLRPLLSQLGGTLAPNLAAPERSVQTGLS from the exons ATGGAAGAATTCCCCGGAGGGGCG GCCCCAGGGCCTCCCCGGCCTGGCCTGACGTCCATCAGCATCATCGGGGCTGAGGATGAGGATTTTGAGAATGAGCTGGAGGCG AACTCAGAAGACCAAAACAGCCAGTTCCAGAGCCTAGAGCATGTCAAGCGTCGCCCAGCCCACCTCATGGCCCTCCTGCAGCATGTGGCCCTGCAGTTCGAGCCAGGACCCCTG CTCTGCTGCCTGCATGTGGATATGCTGAGCTCACTGGGCCCCAAAGAAGCCAAGAAGGCCTTCCTTGACTTCTATCATAGCTTCCTGGAGAAGACTGCG GTTCTTCGGGTGCCAGTTCCTCCTAACGTCGCTTTTGAACTTG aCCGCACACGGCCTGACCTCCTCTCTGAGGATGTCCAAAGGCGGTTCATGCAAGAAGTGGTACAGAGCCAGCAGGCAGCCGTGAGCCGGCAGCTGGAGGACTTCCGCTCCAAGAGGCTCATGGGCATGACACcctgggagcaggagctgagccTGCTGGAGCCCTGGATGGGGAAAGACCGAAGCAGCTATGAAGCCCGGGAACGGCATCTTGCAGAGCGGCTGCTCTCCCACCTGGAGGAAATGCA ACATACCATCTCTACAGATGAAGAAAAGAG TGCCGCTGTGGTCACTGCTATCAGCCTGTATATGCGCCACCTTGGGGTTCGGACCAAGAGTGGGGACAAGAAGTCGGGGAGGAACTTCTTCCGGAAAAAG GTGATGGGGAATCGGCGGTCAGATGAGCCGCCCAAGACAAAGAAAGGGCTGAGCAGTATCTTAGATCCTACTCGTTGGAACCGGGGAGAACCACCTG CTCCAGATTTTCGACATCTAAAGGTTGAGGTTGATG CAGAGAAGCCAGGCCCTCCAGACCGGAAGGGAGGCCTGGGTATGCCTTCTCGAGACAGGACTGTTGGGACTCCTGGGCAAGACAACCCAGGAATCTCTCTGCATCCTCTGTCTGTGGACAGCCCCGACCACCGGGAACCAG GTGTGGATACCCCCCAGGAGCTAGGGAACACACTCCCACAGGGCCCTACGAGCCTGGAGCCCCTGGCACCCCCAGAGAGCACGGAGGAGAGCGCTGAGACAGAGAG AAGGTGGAAGAG GCTATCAGGGCGTCTGGGGCGCTCAGAGAGCCTCCGGGTGAGTGACCGCCGCCGACCTTCCCGGGGCAGCCTCGGGGCTAAGGGCCGGGGTGGGGGCCGCTCCCGGAGCGACGTGGACATGGACCCCGGCTCCGCCACGGCTGTGCTTGGCCCTACCCGACGAGCCAC CCCTGAGCCTGGAGATGATGGGGAACCAGGACGGTCAGGCCTGGAACTGGAACCCGAAGAACCTCCCGGCTGGAGGGAGCTGGTGCCCCCAGACACCCTGCTCAGCCTGCCCAAAAGCCAAGTGAAGCGGCAAGAAGTCATCAGTG AGCTGCTGGTGACGGAGGCAGCCCACGTGCGCATGCTACGGGTACTCCACGACCTCTTCTACCAGCCCATGGCGGATGGGGGCTTCttccctctggaagagctgcagaACATCTTTCCCAGCTTGGATGAGCTCATCGAGGTGCACT CCCTGTTCCTTGACCGCTTGATGAAGCGGAGACAAGAGAGCGGCTACCTCATTGAGGAGATCGGTGATGTGCTCCTGGCCCGG TTCGATGGTGCGGAGGGCTCGTGGTTCCAGAAGATCTCCTCCCGCTTCTGCAGCCGCCAGTCATTTGCTTTAGAGCAGCTCAAAGCCAAACAGCGCAAGGAGCCTCGGTTCTGCGCCTTTGTGCAG GAAGCTGAGAGCCGCCCGCGATGCAGACGCCTGCAGTTAAAGGACATGATCCCCACTGAGATGCAGCGGCTGACCAAGTACCCACTGCTGCTGCAGAGCATTGAGCAGAACACAG AAGAGCCTGCGGAACGGGAGAAAGTGGAGCTGGCAGCTGAGTGCTGCCGTGAGATTCTGCACCACGTCAACCAAGCTGTTCGTGACATGGAGGATCTGCTG cGGCTCAAGGATTACCAGCGGCGCCTGGACTTGACTCACCTACGGCAGAGCAGTGACCCTATGCTAAGCGAGTTCAAG AACCTGGACATCACTAAGAAGAAGTTGGTCCATGAAGGCCCACTGACATGGCGGGTAACCAAAGACAAGGCTATAG AGGTCCACGTGCTATTGCTGGACgacctgctcctgctgctgcagcGTCAGGATGAGAAGCTGCTGCTCAAGTCACACAGCCGGACGCTCACCCCTACGCCTGACGGCAAGACCATGCTGCGGCCTGTGCTCCGGCTCACCTCAGCCATGACCCGAGAGGTGGCCACTG ATCACAAAGCTTTCTACGTCATTTTTACCTGGGACCAGGAGGCCCAGATATATGAGCTGGTGGCACAGACATCGTCGGAGCGTAAGAA TTGGTGTGCCCTCATCACTGAGACTGCTGGATCCCTGAAggtccctgcccctgcctcccgccCCAAGTCCCGGCCCAGCCCAAGCAG CACCCGAGAACCCCTGCTAAGCAGCTCTGAGAATGGCACTGGAGGCCGAGAGATTCCTCCAGCTGATG TCCGGACAGAGCGCATCCTCAGTGACCTCCTGCCCTTCTGCAGACCAGGCCCAGAGGGCCAGCTTGCTGCCACAGCCCTTCAGAAAG TGCTGTCCCTGAAACAGCTCCTGTTGCCTGCTGAGGAAGACGGTGGACTGGGGCCTCCCCGGGATGGGGAGGAGGTGCCTGGTGGTGGTCCCCGAGGCCCAGCGCAGATTCAGCAGATTCAGGAGAACCTGCTCAGCCTAGAGGAGGCTGTCAAGCAGCTAGAG GAGTTAGAGGAGGAGCTTTGCCGCCTGAGacccctcctgtctcagcttggAGGAACTCTGGCGCCCAACCTGGCTGCACCAGAGCGCTCTGTTCAGACGG GCCTTTCCTGA
- the Arhgef1 gene encoding rho guanine nucleotide exchange factor 1 isoform X2 — translation MEEFPGGAAPGPPRPGLTSISIIGAEDEDFENELEANSEDQNSQFQSLEHVKRRPAHLMALLQHVALQFEPGPLLCCLHVDMLSSLGPKEAKKAFLDFYHSFLEKTAVLRVPVPPNVAFELDRTRPDLLSEDVQRRFMQEVVQSQQAAVSRQLEDFRSKRLMGMTPWEQELSLLEPWMGKDRSSYEARERHLAERLLSHLEEMQHTISTDEEKSAAVVTAISLYMRHLGVRTKSGDKKSGRNFFRKKVMGNRRSDEPPKTKKGLSSILDPTRWNRGEPPAPDFRHLKVEVDAEKPGPPDRKGGLGMPSRDRTVGTPGQDNPGISLHPLSVDSPDHREPGVDTPQELGNTLPQGPTSLEPLAPPESTEESAETERLSGRLGRSESLRVSDRRRPSRGSLGAKGRGGGRSRSDVDMDPGSATAVLGPTRRATPEPGDDGEPGRSGLELEPEEPPGWRELVPPDTLLSLPKSQVKRQEVISELLVTEAAHVRMLRVLHDLFYQPMADGGFFPLEELQNIFPSLDELIEVHSLFLDRLMKRRQESGYLIEEIGDVLLARFDGAEGSWFQKISSRFCSRQSFALEQLKAKQRKEPRFCAFVQEAESRPRCRRLQLKDMIPTEMQRLTKYPLLLQSIEQNTEEPAEREKVELAAECCREILHHVNQAVRDMEDLLRLKDYQRRLDLTHLRQSSDPMLSEFKNLDITKKKLVHEGPLTWRVTKDKAIEVHVLLLDDLLLLLQRQDEKLLLKSHSRTLTPTPDGKTMLRPVLRLTSAMTREVATDHKAFYVIFTWDQEAQIYELVAQTSSERKNWCALITETAGSLKVPAPASRPKSRPSPSSTREPLLSSSENGTGGREIPPADVRTERILSDLLPFCRPGPEGQLAATALQKVLSLKQLLLPAEEDGGLGPPRDGEEVPGGGPRGPAQIQQIQENLLSLEEAVKQLEELEEELCRLRPLLSQLGGTLAPNLAAPERSVQTGLS, via the exons ATGGAAGAATTCCCCGGAGGGGCG GCCCCAGGGCCTCCCCGGCCTGGCCTGACGTCCATCAGCATCATCGGGGCTGAGGATGAGGATTTTGAGAATGAGCTGGAGGCG AACTCAGAAGACCAAAACAGCCAGTTCCAGAGCCTAGAGCATGTCAAGCGTCGCCCAGCCCACCTCATGGCCCTCCTGCAGCATGTGGCCCTGCAGTTCGAGCCAGGACCCCTG CTCTGCTGCCTGCATGTGGATATGCTGAGCTCACTGGGCCCCAAAGAAGCCAAGAAGGCCTTCCTTGACTTCTATCATAGCTTCCTGGAGAAGACTGCG GTTCTTCGGGTGCCAGTTCCTCCTAACGTCGCTTTTGAACTTG aCCGCACACGGCCTGACCTCCTCTCTGAGGATGTCCAAAGGCGGTTCATGCAAGAAGTGGTACAGAGCCAGCAGGCAGCCGTGAGCCGGCAGCTGGAGGACTTCCGCTCCAAGAGGCTCATGGGCATGACACcctgggagcaggagctgagccTGCTGGAGCCCTGGATGGGGAAAGACCGAAGCAGCTATGAAGCCCGGGAACGGCATCTTGCAGAGCGGCTGCTCTCCCACCTGGAGGAAATGCA ACATACCATCTCTACAGATGAAGAAAAGAG TGCCGCTGTGGTCACTGCTATCAGCCTGTATATGCGCCACCTTGGGGTTCGGACCAAGAGTGGGGACAAGAAGTCGGGGAGGAACTTCTTCCGGAAAAAG GTGATGGGGAATCGGCGGTCAGATGAGCCGCCCAAGACAAAGAAAGGGCTGAGCAGTATCTTAGATCCTACTCGTTGGAACCGGGGAGAACCACCTG CTCCAGATTTTCGACATCTAAAGGTTGAGGTTGATG CAGAGAAGCCAGGCCCTCCAGACCGGAAGGGAGGCCTGGGTATGCCTTCTCGAGACAGGACTGTTGGGACTCCTGGGCAAGACAACCCAGGAATCTCTCTGCATCCTCTGTCTGTGGACAGCCCCGACCACCGGGAACCAG GTGTGGATACCCCCCAGGAGCTAGGGAACACACTCCCACAGGGCCCTACGAGCCTGGAGCCCCTGGCACCCCCAGAGAGCACGGAGGAGAGCGCTGAGACAGAGAG GCTATCAGGGCGTCTGGGGCGCTCAGAGAGCCTCCGGGTGAGTGACCGCCGCCGACCTTCCCGGGGCAGCCTCGGGGCTAAGGGCCGGGGTGGGGGCCGCTCCCGGAGCGACGTGGACATGGACCCCGGCTCCGCCACGGCTGTGCTTGGCCCTACCCGACGAGCCAC CCCTGAGCCTGGAGATGATGGGGAACCAGGACGGTCAGGCCTGGAACTGGAACCCGAAGAACCTCCCGGCTGGAGGGAGCTGGTGCCCCCAGACACCCTGCTCAGCCTGCCCAAAAGCCAAGTGAAGCGGCAAGAAGTCATCAGTG AGCTGCTGGTGACGGAGGCAGCCCACGTGCGCATGCTACGGGTACTCCACGACCTCTTCTACCAGCCCATGGCGGATGGGGGCTTCttccctctggaagagctgcagaACATCTTTCCCAGCTTGGATGAGCTCATCGAGGTGCACT CCCTGTTCCTTGACCGCTTGATGAAGCGGAGACAAGAGAGCGGCTACCTCATTGAGGAGATCGGTGATGTGCTCCTGGCCCGG TTCGATGGTGCGGAGGGCTCGTGGTTCCAGAAGATCTCCTCCCGCTTCTGCAGCCGCCAGTCATTTGCTTTAGAGCAGCTCAAAGCCAAACAGCGCAAGGAGCCTCGGTTCTGCGCCTTTGTGCAG GAAGCTGAGAGCCGCCCGCGATGCAGACGCCTGCAGTTAAAGGACATGATCCCCACTGAGATGCAGCGGCTGACCAAGTACCCACTGCTGCTGCAGAGCATTGAGCAGAACACAG AAGAGCCTGCGGAACGGGAGAAAGTGGAGCTGGCAGCTGAGTGCTGCCGTGAGATTCTGCACCACGTCAACCAAGCTGTTCGTGACATGGAGGATCTGCTG cGGCTCAAGGATTACCAGCGGCGCCTGGACTTGACTCACCTACGGCAGAGCAGTGACCCTATGCTAAGCGAGTTCAAG AACCTGGACATCACTAAGAAGAAGTTGGTCCATGAAGGCCCACTGACATGGCGGGTAACCAAAGACAAGGCTATAG AGGTCCACGTGCTATTGCTGGACgacctgctcctgctgctgcagcGTCAGGATGAGAAGCTGCTGCTCAAGTCACACAGCCGGACGCTCACCCCTACGCCTGACGGCAAGACCATGCTGCGGCCTGTGCTCCGGCTCACCTCAGCCATGACCCGAGAGGTGGCCACTG ATCACAAAGCTTTCTACGTCATTTTTACCTGGGACCAGGAGGCCCAGATATATGAGCTGGTGGCACAGACATCGTCGGAGCGTAAGAA TTGGTGTGCCCTCATCACTGAGACTGCTGGATCCCTGAAggtccctgcccctgcctcccgccCCAAGTCCCGGCCCAGCCCAAGCAG CACCCGAGAACCCCTGCTAAGCAGCTCTGAGAATGGCACTGGAGGCCGAGAGATTCCTCCAGCTGATG TCCGGACAGAGCGCATCCTCAGTGACCTCCTGCCCTTCTGCAGACCAGGCCCAGAGGGCCAGCTTGCTGCCACAGCCCTTCAGAAAG TGCTGTCCCTGAAACAGCTCCTGTTGCCTGCTGAGGAAGACGGTGGACTGGGGCCTCCCCGGGATGGGGAGGAGGTGCCTGGTGGTGGTCCCCGAGGCCCAGCGCAGATTCAGCAGATTCAGGAGAACCTGCTCAGCCTAGAGGAGGCTGTCAAGCAGCTAGAG GAGTTAGAGGAGGAGCTTTGCCGCCTGAGacccctcctgtctcagcttggAGGAACTCTGGCGCCCAACCTGGCTGCACCAGAGCGCTCTGTTCAGACGG GCCTTTCCTGA
- the Arhgef1 gene encoding rho guanine nucleotide exchange factor 1 isoform X4: MEEFPGGAAPGPPRPGLTSISIIGAEDEDFENELEANSEDQNSQFQSLEHVKRRPAHLMALLQHVALQFEPGPLLCCLHVDMLSSLGPKEAKKAFLDFYHSFLEKTAVLRVPVPPNVAFELDRTRPDLLSEDVQRRFMQEVVQSQQAAVSRQLEDFRSKRLMGMTPWEQELSLLEPWMGKDRSSYEARERHLAERLLSHLEEMQHTISTDEEKSAAVVTAISLYMRHLGVRTKSGDKKSGRNFFRKKVMGNRRSDEPPKTKKGLSSILDPTRWNRGEPPAPDFRHLKVEVDAEKPGPPDRKGGLGMPSRDRTVGTPGQDNPGISLHPLSVDSPDHREPGVDTPQELGNTLPQGPTSLEPLAPPESTEESAETESPEPGDDGEPGRSGLELEPEEPPGWRELVPPDTLLSLPKSQVKRQEVISELLVTEAAHVRMLRVLHDLFYQPMADGGFFPLEELQNIFPSLDELIEVHSLFLDRLMKRRQESGYLIEEIGDVLLARFDGAEGSWFQKISSRFCSRQSFALEQLKAKQRKEPRFCAFVQEAESRPRCRRLQLKDMIPTEMQRLTKYPLLLQSIEQNTEEPAEREKVELAAECCREILHHVNQAVRDMEDLLRLKDYQRRLDLTHLRQSSDPMLSEFKNLDITKKKLVHEGPLTWRVTKDKAIEVHVLLLDDLLLLLQRQDEKLLLKSHSRTLTPTPDGKTMLRPVLRLTSAMTREVATDHKAFYVIFTWDQEAQIYELVAQTSSERKNWCALITETAGSLKVPAPASRPKSRPSPSSTREPLLSSSENGTGGREIPPADVRTERILSDLLPFCRPGPEGQLAATALQKVLSLKQLLLPAEEDGGLGPPRDGEEVPGGGPRGPAQIQQIQENLLSLEEAVKQLEELEEELCRLRPLLSQLGGTLAPNLAAPERSVQTGLS; encoded by the exons ATGGAAGAATTCCCCGGAGGGGCG GCCCCAGGGCCTCCCCGGCCTGGCCTGACGTCCATCAGCATCATCGGGGCTGAGGATGAGGATTTTGAGAATGAGCTGGAGGCG AACTCAGAAGACCAAAACAGCCAGTTCCAGAGCCTAGAGCATGTCAAGCGTCGCCCAGCCCACCTCATGGCCCTCCTGCAGCATGTGGCCCTGCAGTTCGAGCCAGGACCCCTG CTCTGCTGCCTGCATGTGGATATGCTGAGCTCACTGGGCCCCAAAGAAGCCAAGAAGGCCTTCCTTGACTTCTATCATAGCTTCCTGGAGAAGACTGCG GTTCTTCGGGTGCCAGTTCCTCCTAACGTCGCTTTTGAACTTG aCCGCACACGGCCTGACCTCCTCTCTGAGGATGTCCAAAGGCGGTTCATGCAAGAAGTGGTACAGAGCCAGCAGGCAGCCGTGAGCCGGCAGCTGGAGGACTTCCGCTCCAAGAGGCTCATGGGCATGACACcctgggagcaggagctgagccTGCTGGAGCCCTGGATGGGGAAAGACCGAAGCAGCTATGAAGCCCGGGAACGGCATCTTGCAGAGCGGCTGCTCTCCCACCTGGAGGAAATGCA ACATACCATCTCTACAGATGAAGAAAAGAG TGCCGCTGTGGTCACTGCTATCAGCCTGTATATGCGCCACCTTGGGGTTCGGACCAAGAGTGGGGACAAGAAGTCGGGGAGGAACTTCTTCCGGAAAAAG GTGATGGGGAATCGGCGGTCAGATGAGCCGCCCAAGACAAAGAAAGGGCTGAGCAGTATCTTAGATCCTACTCGTTGGAACCGGGGAGAACCACCTG CTCCAGATTTTCGACATCTAAAGGTTGAGGTTGATG CAGAGAAGCCAGGCCCTCCAGACCGGAAGGGAGGCCTGGGTATGCCTTCTCGAGACAGGACTGTTGGGACTCCTGGGCAAGACAACCCAGGAATCTCTCTGCATCCTCTGTCTGTGGACAGCCCCGACCACCGGGAACCAG GTGTGGATACCCCCCAGGAGCTAGGGAACACACTCCCACAGGGCCCTACGAGCCTGGAGCCCCTGGCACCCCCAGAGAGCACGGAGGAGAGCGCTGAGACAGAGAG CCCTGAGCCTGGAGATGATGGGGAACCAGGACGGTCAGGCCTGGAACTGGAACCCGAAGAACCTCCCGGCTGGAGGGAGCTGGTGCCCCCAGACACCCTGCTCAGCCTGCCCAAAAGCCAAGTGAAGCGGCAAGAAGTCATCAGTG AGCTGCTGGTGACGGAGGCAGCCCACGTGCGCATGCTACGGGTACTCCACGACCTCTTCTACCAGCCCATGGCGGATGGGGGCTTCttccctctggaagagctgcagaACATCTTTCCCAGCTTGGATGAGCTCATCGAGGTGCACT CCCTGTTCCTTGACCGCTTGATGAAGCGGAGACAAGAGAGCGGCTACCTCATTGAGGAGATCGGTGATGTGCTCCTGGCCCGG TTCGATGGTGCGGAGGGCTCGTGGTTCCAGAAGATCTCCTCCCGCTTCTGCAGCCGCCAGTCATTTGCTTTAGAGCAGCTCAAAGCCAAACAGCGCAAGGAGCCTCGGTTCTGCGCCTTTGTGCAG GAAGCTGAGAGCCGCCCGCGATGCAGACGCCTGCAGTTAAAGGACATGATCCCCACTGAGATGCAGCGGCTGACCAAGTACCCACTGCTGCTGCAGAGCATTGAGCAGAACACAG AAGAGCCTGCGGAACGGGAGAAAGTGGAGCTGGCAGCTGAGTGCTGCCGTGAGATTCTGCACCACGTCAACCAAGCTGTTCGTGACATGGAGGATCTGCTG cGGCTCAAGGATTACCAGCGGCGCCTGGACTTGACTCACCTACGGCAGAGCAGTGACCCTATGCTAAGCGAGTTCAAG AACCTGGACATCACTAAGAAGAAGTTGGTCCATGAAGGCCCACTGACATGGCGGGTAACCAAAGACAAGGCTATAG AGGTCCACGTGCTATTGCTGGACgacctgctcctgctgctgcagcGTCAGGATGAGAAGCTGCTGCTCAAGTCACACAGCCGGACGCTCACCCCTACGCCTGACGGCAAGACCATGCTGCGGCCTGTGCTCCGGCTCACCTCAGCCATGACCCGAGAGGTGGCCACTG ATCACAAAGCTTTCTACGTCATTTTTACCTGGGACCAGGAGGCCCAGATATATGAGCTGGTGGCACAGACATCGTCGGAGCGTAAGAA TTGGTGTGCCCTCATCACTGAGACTGCTGGATCCCTGAAggtccctgcccctgcctcccgccCCAAGTCCCGGCCCAGCCCAAGCAG CACCCGAGAACCCCTGCTAAGCAGCTCTGAGAATGGCACTGGAGGCCGAGAGATTCCTCCAGCTGATG TCCGGACAGAGCGCATCCTCAGTGACCTCCTGCCCTTCTGCAGACCAGGCCCAGAGGGCCAGCTTGCTGCCACAGCCCTTCAGAAAG TGCTGTCCCTGAAACAGCTCCTGTTGCCTGCTGAGGAAGACGGTGGACTGGGGCCTCCCCGGGATGGGGAGGAGGTGCCTGGTGGTGGTCCCCGAGGCCCAGCGCAGATTCAGCAGATTCAGGAGAACCTGCTCAGCCTAGAGGAGGCTGTCAAGCAGCTAGAG GAGTTAGAGGAGGAGCTTTGCCGCCTGAGacccctcctgtctcagcttggAGGAACTCTGGCGCCCAACCTGGCTGCACCAGAGCGCTCTGTTCAGACGG GCCTTTCCTGA